From Miscanthus floridulus cultivar M001 chromosome 15, ASM1932011v1, whole genome shotgun sequence, the proteins below share one genomic window:
- the LOC136508277 gene encoding uncharacterized protein, with translation MGLDAVAAAFYAFPVLMSVLTVRFFYVLWHSGQPASKPRATGLRCLIVLGSGGHTAEMMNIVTTLQKDRFTPRYYVAALTDNMSLQKAQVYEQSLIQGDGMKTAENAHFLQIYRSREVGQSYITSIATTLLATLHAMWLVIRIRPQVIFCNGPGTCFPLCISAFLLKVIGLGWSSIFYIESIARVKKLSLSGLLLYKLRIADQFFVQWRQLQHKYPRACYEGRLM, from the exons ATGGGTCTCGACGCCGTGGCGGCCGCCTTCTACGCCTTTCCAGTACTTATGTCTGTGCTCACAGTCCGCTTCTTCTATGTGCTGTGGCACAGTGGCCAACCAGCGTCGAAGCCGCGCGCCACTGGATTGCGTTGTCTCATAGTCCTTGGCTCCG GAGGGCATACTGCAGAAATGATGAATATTGTAACAACGCTTCAGAAGGATAGGTTCACACCTAGATACTATGTGGCTGCACTTACTGACAACATGAGTCTTCAAAAGGCACAGGTCTATGAACAGTCACTTATTCAG GGTGATGGAATGAAGACTGCCGAGAATGCTCATTTCTTGCAGATATACCGTAGTCGTGAAGTAGGCCAATCTTATATTACATCCATCGCAACAACATTGCTAGCCACATTGCATGCTATGTGGCTAGTAATAAGAATTAGACCACAAGTG ATATTTTGTAATGGTCCAGGGACATGCTTTCCTCTATGCATCTCAGCATTCCTTCTGAAG GTGATTGGTTTGGGATGGTCCTCCATTTTCTACATTGAAAGCATTGCAAGGGTGAAGAAGCTATCATTGAGCGGTTTACTGTTGTACAAGCTACGGATAGCTGACCAGTTCTTTGTGCAGTGGCGCCAGCTACAGCATAAGTATCCTCGAGCATGCTATGAAGGTCG